A genomic region of Kribbella sp. NBC_00382 contains the following coding sequences:
- a CDS encoding amino acid ABC transporter permease: MSAVLYDVPGPRARARNMILNVVVVVVLLAAVAWIVYRLNDTGQFQSRRWAQFQYKSIQEQLLTGLLNTLKAAGLAAVLAFLFAAVFAAARISDHKWVRVPATFVVELFRAIPVLILMFFFYYGNLQFHLGLGPFWAVVFGLTLYNGSVLAEIFRAGISAVPKGQREAAYATGLRKNQVVRLILLPQAIRAMLPAIVSQLVVLLKDTALGFIITYNELLYVAKQMGGRLEFGFPYIPTYMVVAVVYIGLCSLLSILARYLEGRTRRSRKIAPGTDVPPAAPLSDGFSREGNAFPDLGGKDSN, encoded by the coding sequence ATGAGCGCCGTGCTGTACGACGTACCGGGCCCCCGGGCGCGGGCGCGCAACATGATCCTCAACGTCGTCGTCGTGGTGGTCCTGCTGGCCGCGGTCGCCTGGATCGTCTACCGGCTGAACGACACCGGCCAGTTCCAGAGCCGGCGCTGGGCGCAGTTCCAGTACAAGTCGATCCAGGAGCAACTGCTCACCGGTCTGCTGAACACGCTGAAGGCCGCCGGCCTGGCCGCGGTGCTGGCCTTCCTGTTCGCCGCCGTGTTCGCGGCCGCCCGGATCAGCGACCACAAGTGGGTCCGGGTCCCGGCGACCTTCGTGGTCGAGCTGTTCCGGGCGATCCCGGTGCTGATCCTGATGTTCTTCTTCTACTACGGGAACCTTCAGTTCCATCTGGGCCTGGGCCCGTTCTGGGCGGTCGTCTTCGGCCTCACCCTCTACAACGGCTCGGTCCTCGCGGAGATCTTCCGGGCCGGTATCAGCGCTGTTCCGAAGGGCCAGCGCGAAGCGGCGTACGCGACCGGCCTGCGCAAGAACCAGGTCGTCCGGCTGATCCTGCTCCCGCAGGCGATCCGGGCGATGCTGCCGGCCATCGTCAGCCAGCTCGTCGTCCTGCTGAAGGACACCGCGCTGGGCTTCATCATCACGTACAACGAGCTCCTGTACGTGGCGAAGCAGATGGGTGGGCGGCTCGAGTTCGGCTTCCCCTACATCCCGACGTACATGGTGGTAGCGGTCGTCTACATCGGCCTGTGCTCGCTGCTGTCGATCCTGGCCCGCTACCTCGAAGGCCGCACCCGCCGCAGTCGCAAGATCGCGCCCGGCACGGATGTCCCCCCGGCGGCCCCGCTGTCCGACGGCTTCTCCCGCGAAGGCAACGCGTTCCCCGACCTGGGTGGCAAGGACTCCAACTGA
- a CDS encoding GntR family transcriptional regulator has protein sequence MTTLVVSASDPTPPYEQLRKQFTDLIHSGVLAPGDRLPPLRQLARDLGLAVGTVARTYRELEADGLLTSRRGGGTRVADTPPRLAKTEQRQRLDELATTYLHHTRQLGIDDQTALEAVRRAGG, from the coding sequence GTGACCACACTCGTCGTCTCCGCGTCGGACCCGACACCGCCGTACGAGCAGCTCCGCAAGCAGTTCACGGACCTGATCCACTCCGGCGTACTAGCTCCCGGCGACCGCCTCCCGCCGCTGCGCCAGTTGGCCCGCGACCTAGGCCTCGCCGTCGGTACGGTCGCCCGTACGTACCGGGAGCTCGAAGCCGACGGCCTGCTCACCTCGCGCCGAGGCGGCGGCACCCGAGTCGCCGACACCCCACCCCGGCTCGCAAAGACGGAGCAGCGCCAGCGCCTCGACGAGCTCGCCACCACCTACCTCCACCACACTCGCCAACTCGGCATCGACGACCAGACAGCTCTCGAAGCCGTCCGCCGCGCCGGCGGGTGA